Within Thermococcus celer Vu 13 = JCM 8558, the genomic segment AAGCACCAGCTCGTCAAGACCGAACCCCTCGAGGGCGGGCAGGTGGAGCCGCTGGTGTGTCCGCCAAGCTGGAACGACGCCTACATAATCCAGGACGGGGAAGACGGGGGAATAATCTGCGGTGCAGGGATAGAGCACGAAGCAAAAAGCCTGGACGACTACGAGCCGACCTACGACTTCCTTCGCGGCGTTCTCCGTTACGCGGTTAAAATAGCCCCACCGCTTCGCTACGCGCACGTGGTGAGGCAGTGGGCGGGTTTCTACGCCAAAACCCCCGACAGAAACCCCGCCATCGGGAGGCTCCTCGACAACCTCTACATCGCCGCCGGTTTCTCCGGGCACGGCTTCATGATGGCCCCCGCGGTGGCGGAGGCGATGGCGGAGCTCATCTCAAAGGGCCGCTCAAAGGTCCCTCTCGACTGGGAGTGGTACGACCCCTACCGCTTCGAGCGCGGTGAGCTCAGGACGGGGGCGTTCCAGATCGGATAACCACTCCTTTACTTTTTCTCTCTTGACACTTCCGCGGCAAGAAAAAGGTTATAAAGGGGCCCCGATTAGCATCGTGAGGGTCGTCATGAGGATAGTCTTCGACGTGGGCGGCTCGGTTCTCGTACCGGATGATCCAGACGTCGATTTTATCGGGAAAATCGCCTACGAGCTCATTAAGATAAGCGAGGATCACGAGGTCGCGGTGGTGGTCGGCGGCGGCAGGGTCGCCAGGAAGTACATCCGGGCGGCGAAGAGCTTCAGCCCCAACGAGACCTTCAAGGACTACATTGGCATCCACATAACGCGGGCCAACGCGATGCTCCTCATAGCCGCGCTGGGCGAGAAGGCCTACCCCTTCGTCATCCAGGACTTCAGGAAGGCCTGGGAGGTCATACAGCTCAAGAAGATACCGATAATGGGAGGAACCCATCCGGGCCACACCACGGACGCGGTCTCGGCGCTCCTCGCTGAGTACCTTCAGGCGGACCTGCTCGTGGTGGTCACCAACGTGGACGGC encodes:
- the pyrH gene encoding UMP kinase, with product MRIVFDVGGSVLVPDDPDVDFIGKIAYELIKISEDHEVAVVVGGGRVARKYIRAAKSFSPNETFKDYIGIHITRANAMLLIAALGEKAYPFVIQDFRKAWEVIQLKKIPIMGGTHPGHTTDAVSALLAEYLQADLLVVVTNVDGVYDSDPRKNPNARKLDRITVDQLVEIAMESESRAGGSGVVDALAAKFIQRGRIKTYIVGKEDAYHLFDVVRGKHNGTVVEP